The following coding sequences lie in one Ictalurus furcatus strain D&B chromosome 7, Billie_1.0, whole genome shotgun sequence genomic window:
- the LOC128610414 gene encoding lactose-binding lectin l-2-like has protein sequence MARQTEVMLLLILATAATVFADVVNPQTAADFDQIVKESKEHRVDSKCSTCCPNGWVKYERRCFSYQAGMDWASAEKRCLALGAHLVSIHNEKQYQLVKAVIRYHDPRENPTWIGLSACQKRNNFFWSDGTKLTYTKWSPNEPNFKSGECCVHMNWSGSKNWNDIPCHHSYPFVCTKSIY, from the exons ATGGCTCGTCAGACTGAAGTGATGTTGCTTCTTATTCTCGCCACAGCAGCAACAGTCTTTG ctgatGTGGTGAATCCTCAGACag CGGCTGATTTTGATCAGATCGTGAAAG AATCCAAAGAACATCGCGTAGACAGCAAATGCTCCACATGCTGTCCAAATGGCTGGGTGAAATATGAGAGACGATGCTTCTCGTATCAGGCCGGAATGGACTGGGCTTCTGCTGAG aAACGCTGTCTAGCTCTCGGTGCACACTTGGTCTCAATCCACAACGAAAAACAATATCAACTGGTTAAGGCCGTTATCCGTTATCATGACCCCCGGGAGAATCCAACATGGATTGGCCTCAGTGCCTGTCAGAAG agaaataactttttttggtCTGATGGCACCAAATTGACTTACACCAAGTGGAGTCCAAATGAACCCAATTTTAAAAGTGGAGAGTGCTGTGTGCATATGAACTGGAGTG GCAGTAAGAACTGGAACGACATTCCGTGTCATCACAGCTATCCCTTTGTGTGCACCAAGAGTATTTACTGA
- the LOC128610417 gene encoding lactose-binding lectin l-2-like — protein MDWASAEKRCLALGAHLVSIHNEKQYQLVKAVIRYHDPRENPTWIGLSACQKRNNFFWSDGTKLTYTKWSPNEPNFKSGECCVHMNWSGSKNWNDIPCHHSYPFVCTKSIY, from the exons ATGGACTGGGCTTCTGCTGAG aAACGCTGTCTAGCTCTCGGTGCACACTTGGTCTCAATCCACAACGAAAAACAATATCAACTGGTTAAGGCCGTTATCCGTTATCATGACCCCCGGGAGAATCCAACATGGATTGGCCTCAGTGCCTGTCAGAAG agaaataactttttttggtCTGATGGCACCAAATTGACTTACACCAAGTGGAGTCCAAATGAACCCAATTTTAAAAGTGGAGAGTGCTGTGTGCATATGAACTGGAGTG GCAGTAAGAACTGGAACGACATTCCGTGTCATCACAGCTATCCCTTTGTGTGCACCAAGAGTATTTACTGA